Proteins encoded within one genomic window of Humulus lupulus chromosome 1, drHumLupu1.1, whole genome shotgun sequence:
- the LOC133830808 gene encoding NAD(P)H-quinone oxidoreductase subunit K, chloroplastic-like — MGTVVSLLSRSFSLCFGMGRLDFPCRSSFKTSCMFSSVDSKFWVVVQDIVLSTLAYGRGGLGSASTLHTGSYRHYLSDADVRATPLSSSGLYTLYSYTYLVPNGPSYISETHHLSKISPILLSVVDLGNLSLQKRFLLSTIINDLSNWSRLSSLWPLLYDIFCCFIEFASLIGSLYDFNHCGLVPRSNPRQGNLILTVGIVIMKMDPSLVRLYEQMPKPEYVIAMGACTIIGGMFNTDSYSTIRGVDKLILVDVYLPECPPKPEAVIDAITKLWKKISQEIYEDRIRSQRENQCFTTSHNFRVRRNTHTGSYNQGLLYQPPSTSKILSERFFKYKSSVSFHKLVN, encoded by the exons atggggacagtggtttcccttCTTTCTCGCTCTTTCTCTTTGTGCTTCGGAATGGGTAggctcgactttccttgcagaaGTTCGTTtaagacctcttgcatgttctctagcgTGGATTCCAAATTTTG ggtagtggtgcaggacatcgtGCTGTCGACTCTGGCATATGGTCGAGGGGGcttaggtagtgcctccactctccatACGggttcgtaccgccactacttgtcagaCGCAGATGTCAGGGCcacgcctctgtcctcctcagGATTGTACACTCTGTACTCATATACATACCTTGTACCTAATGGTCCTTCTTATATATCTGAGACACATCATCTCTCCAAGATTTCTCCCATTCTGTTAAGTGTTGTTGATCTTGGGAATTTATCTCTACA AAAAAGATTTTtgctaagtacaatcataaatg ACCTTTCAAATTGGTCAAGACTCTCCAGTTTATGGCCGCTTCTCTATGATATCTTTTGTTGCTTTATTGAATTTGCTTCATTAATAGGTTCATTATATGACTTTAATCATTGTGGACTGGTGCCAAGATCGAATCCTAGACAAGGAAACCTAATTTTAACAGTGGGTATAGTAATAATGAAAATGGATCCTTCTTTAGTGAGATTATATGAACAAATGCCGAAACCAGAATATGTTATTGCTATGGGAGCCTGTACAATAATAGGGGGGATGTTCAATACCGATTCATATAGTACTATTCGGGGGGTCGATAAGCTAATTCTTGTGGATGTTTATTTGCCCGAATGTCCTCCTAAACCGGAGGCAGTTATAGATGCTATAACAAAACTTTGGAAGAAAATATCTCAAGAAATCTATGAAGATCGAATTCGATCTCAACGGGAGAATCAGTGTTTTACTACCAGCCACAATTTTCGTGTTAGACGCAATACTCATACTGGAAGTTATAATCAAGGATTACTGTATCAACCACCATCAACTTCAAAGATCTTGTCTGAAAGATTTTTCAAATACAAAAGTTCAGTATCTTTCCACAAATTAGTGAATTAA